The Chitinophaga sp. H8 genome contains a region encoding:
- a CDS encoding fibronectin type III domain-containing protein — protein sequence MNKFYLLLSFLLVIGFSSSQAQTGVLNPNDTVEDYNAAAPPPTPNWGVLAKWVRTPRVNWNTSSYKCYFYNGVQFRLKFPKSYQHGVADGKKYPMIIFWHGVGEKGTVYDNEYQLYHGGELHKNAVDNGTFDGFLLYPQNQGGFFGNVQFDAIKDLIVNYMIPEVKLDPYRIMVQGLSGGGGASWDFMNRYPKLVAAAAPISAVTYAIKDFIPIFKWIPVWEFQGGADTNPHPSVAQNVYEAAQAAGANMKLTIYDGLGHGIWYNAWGEADYFPFAKRAHKANPWPLFGRTEFCPGDPINVTLGVTEGFDQYEWRKDGNVIPGATSNTLVVTSIGVYDVRLRNGSDWTPWSPIPVQIKIKAPTVSSNITVDGLMSKVIPAPDGRDSVVLQVPAGYTSYLWKKVTDPTVLGTQRTLSVKDSGLYVVKVTEQFGCSSEFSAPFKVVKASGANAPDPATNAKATAVSKTEMTVEWSENPNPANNETGFEIYRGTSAGGPYKMIALVGANVLTYSNTGLNPNSTYYYIIRAVNENGAAAVSNEAVGTTQVDNTPPTAPGNLTVTGTTRNSVGLSWTPSTDDVGVTKYDIYVNGVKFYTVDDTQTSFSVNNLTYNQVYTLTVKARDLTGNVSTPSNQVTAMTVSSGLNYKYYTGAFTVLPNFNALVPVKTGVTPTADISVRTQDDNFAFLWEGYINIPVTGNYTFETYSDDGSKLYIDNGYDFAGTALVDNDGLHGGQYKEGTIYLTAGAHRFAATFFEAGGGQEMKIYWKNTANGVTSRQEIPASYFRDQANLGGTAPAAPSQIKAITASYNKINLTWTDNSNNETGFEVYRATSMSGPFDIIATTAANKVAYADSGSLQPQTTYYYKVKAINKYGNSGFNPADAGGLQYDYYEMSSISALPNFNSLTPVKSGSVANVTLDIRNRDVNFAVKFAGYITLPTTGTYTFYTASDDGSKLYIDGFASGNQVVNNDYLQGTTERSGTKSLSAGRHAIYITYFQSGGGYSMSASYKGPNGSGIAKQLIPDAAFDNPNMKATTLALPAIPQAPTVLATTAVLSDRISLKWNDNSTTETAFEIYRSVNNNTTYKLQATVPANATATAAYTDTALFANVTYYYKVRAINVGGNSAYSNEINAQTLNSVPVLNDLPNRFMHYDTQLSVNVSAVDPDGEPVTLTVTNLPAFGSFTDNGNGTGTILFNNPSAAAQAVYPNITVKATDQHSGVATKVFQLTVNANYAPILGTVPTTTINEHTTSQINIAVTNDNGTDNLTWTFTGLPAFASAVSTGKTTQITLTPGYTDAGTYPVTVKVSDGVGGEDTKSFNIVINDVNPGFSVYVNFNDLNNDAPAPWNNTHKVPVAQNDVFGNLKDNNGNNTGYAIKIMTPWQTINGGSNANNLGVRTGNNSGVYPDNVMASSYFTTSVKQTFKVTGLSASYKYNFSFTGSRGGVTDNRTANYTINGTTVSLNGTGNSANKVTISNVSADANGEVSVDLQGAPGAVYAHINAMVIEAKYDDGTAPAKPRNFAARNIPTGMRLSWTDAAYNETAYEVYKSTDSLGTYQLLSPLGNENDTAYTDNAVIANTKYFYAIRATNSYGNSPFSDTIAIVAANRAPVMNTLSNVSMKTDDVLSIPITATDDPGDILTISATGLPAFATLNNTGNGAANLALAPTSSYIGTYNVTVTAADNHGGTSSQSFVISVRDKNMVSIYVNYNQTSPEGAPWNNFNGLPIANRNITNMLDETGAASGATITLIDALTGANNVGAVTGNNSGIYPDNVMSTLYYDQTNTAKRIRITGLSAARKYNLVFFGSRADVSDNRNTIYTVGTQSVTLNAAGNTSKTVQINGLTPDANGAIEFTIKQATGSAFAYLNAMVIQSYTDNGLPLSPANLTAIGKSRTSIQLDWSNKASNATGVEIYRSTAVDGTYSLVTTVGATVATYLDNNLTESTRYYYKVRAKANTVFSEYGNIASGATFSYSAKININVTSPEPAPWNNTNSLPFAGQTLSNIKDETNGNTSMVMTIVQNFSGTNPNGVVTGNNSGIYPDNVMAASYYVDKGDTAKVTFSGLNQSMAYSFVFFASRIGGGDRVSAYTINGKTVTLNAKDNSSQTVQLDNIVPDQDGEIHLSVYVAPNGQYAYLNALVINASPKEDNPNGSGSLIGADNNRTNAGSLISSNNMVVTDPSSKSIAEEITIENVYPNPVTSFVNLLVKNEGKAKDVVIKVFDLSGKMIFVKAGIQLPGGTQLIRVDFNSNVPPGAYLLQMLTSENKRVKTVKLIKN from the coding sequence ATGAATAAATTTTACCTTCTGCTATCCTTTCTCCTGGTGATCGGATTCAGTTCCTCCCAGGCACAGACAGGAGTCCTCAACCCCAATGATACGGTAGAGGATTACAATGCTGCCGCCCCACCTCCTACCCCCAACTGGGGTGTTTTGGCCAAATGGGTTAGAACGCCTCGCGTAAACTGGAACACGTCTTCTTACAAGTGCTATTTCTACAATGGCGTACAGTTCCGTTTAAAATTCCCCAAATCTTACCAGCATGGCGTAGCTGATGGTAAGAAATACCCCATGATCATTTTCTGGCATGGTGTAGGTGAAAAAGGCACTGTCTATGACAACGAATATCAGTTGTACCATGGTGGTGAACTTCACAAGAATGCAGTTGACAACGGGACTTTTGATGGCTTCCTGCTTTATCCGCAAAACCAGGGTGGTTTTTTCGGAAATGTACAGTTTGATGCCATTAAAGACCTGATCGTAAATTATATGATACCGGAAGTAAAGCTGGACCCTTACCGTATTATGGTACAGGGCCTTTCCGGTGGTGGTGGTGCCAGCTGGGATTTCATGAACCGTTATCCTAAGCTGGTGGCAGCAGCAGCCCCTATCAGCGCTGTTACCTATGCTATCAAAGATTTTATCCCCATCTTCAAATGGATCCCGGTATGGGAATTCCAGGGTGGTGCAGATACCAACCCACATCCCAGTGTAGCCCAGAATGTATACGAAGCTGCACAGGCTGCTGGTGCAAACATGAAACTGACCATATACGACGGTCTTGGACATGGTATATGGTACAATGCCTGGGGCGAAGCTGATTATTTCCCCTTTGCCAAACGGGCACACAAGGCTAACCCATGGCCATTATTTGGCAGGACAGAGTTTTGTCCTGGCGATCCTATTAATGTAACCCTGGGTGTAACCGAGGGCTTCGATCAATATGAATGGCGTAAAGATGGTAATGTAATTCCTGGTGCTACCAGCAATACCCTGGTGGTAACCAGCATCGGTGTGTATGATGTACGCCTGAGAAATGGTTCAGACTGGACTCCATGGTCTCCTATCCCTGTACAGATCAAAATTAAAGCGCCTACCGTTAGCTCCAATATCACAGTAGACGGATTAATGAGTAAGGTAATACCCGCTCCGGATGGTAGGGACAGTGTGGTACTGCAGGTGCCTGCAGGATACACTTCATATTTGTGGAAGAAAGTAACGGATCCTACTGTTTTAGGCACACAAAGAACATTGAGTGTAAAAGATTCTGGATTATATGTAGTGAAAGTGACTGAACAGTTTGGCTGCTCCAGCGAATTCTCTGCTCCTTTTAAAGTAGTAAAAGCCAGTGGTGCCAATGCGCCTGACCCTGCAACTAATGCCAAGGCTACCGCAGTGTCTAAAACAGAAATGACTGTTGAATGGAGCGAAAACCCCAATCCAGCTAATAACGAAACCGGATTTGAAATATACCGCGGTACCAGCGCCGGTGGTCCATACAAAATGATCGCCCTGGTAGGTGCGAATGTGCTGACCTATTCCAATACCGGTCTGAATCCAAATAGTACCTATTACTATATCATAAGAGCGGTAAACGAAAACGGCGCAGCTGCTGTGAGCAATGAAGCGGTGGGCACTACCCAGGTAGACAACACCCCTCCTACTGCTCCGGGCAACTTAACCGTAACGGGTACTACCAGAAATTCTGTTGGCCTTTCCTGGACACCATCAACAGATGATGTAGGCGTTACTAAATATGATATCTATGTAAATGGTGTAAAATTCTACACTGTTGATGATACACAAACTTCTTTCTCTGTCAACAACCTTACCTACAACCAGGTGTACACGCTTACCGTAAAGGCAAGAGACCTTACCGGCAACGTATCTACGCCTAGTAACCAGGTAACCGCTATGACGGTGAGCAGTGGTTTGAACTATAAATACTATACCGGTGCATTTACCGTATTACCTAACTTTAATGCATTGGTTCCTGTTAAAACAGGGGTTACTCCTACCGCTGATATCAGCGTGAGAACCCAGGATGATAATTTTGCCTTCCTGTGGGAAGGATATATTAATATCCCGGTTACAGGTAACTATACATTTGAAACCTATTCAGATGATGGTAGCAAACTGTACATCGATAATGGGTACGATTTTGCAGGTACAGCACTGGTAGATAATGACGGATTACATGGTGGCCAATACAAGGAAGGTACCATCTACCTCACAGCAGGTGCACATCGTTTTGCAGCTACCTTCTTCGAAGCTGGTGGCGGACAGGAAATGAAGATTTACTGGAAAAACACCGCTAATGGTGTAACCAGCAGACAGGAAATTCCTGCCAGCTACTTCCGTGACCAGGCCAACCTGGGCGGTACTGCTCCGGCTGCTCCTTCACAGATCAAAGCTATTACGGCCTCTTATAATAAGATTAACCTTACCTGGACAGATAACAGCAATAATGAAACCGGATTTGAAGTGTATCGTGCTACCAGCATGAGCGGACCGTTTGATATCATTGCTACTACCGCTGCCAATAAAGTAGCCTACGCTGATAGTGGATCACTTCAGCCACAAACTACCTACTATTATAAGGTAAAAGCAATTAACAAATATGGTAATTCCGGTTTCAACCCGGCTGATGCAGGTGGCTTGCAATATGACTACTATGAAATGTCAAGCATCAGCGCATTGCCTAATTTTAACAGCTTAACACCTGTTAAGAGTGGTTCCGTTGCCAACGTAACCCTCGACATCCGCAACAGGGACGTTAACTTTGCAGTGAAATTTGCTGGTTACATTACCTTGCCTACTACCGGAACATATACTTTCTATACTGCTTCTGATGATGGTAGTAAACTGTACATCGATGGTTTTGCCAGCGGTAACCAGGTTGTTAATAACGACTACCTGCAGGGTACAACAGAAAGATCAGGTACAAAATCCCTGTCTGCCGGCCGCCATGCCATTTATATCACTTACTTCCAGAGTGGTGGCGGATATTCCATGAGCGCCAGCTATAAAGGGCCTAATGGCTCCGGTATTGCCAAACAGCTGATTCCAGACGCTGCTTTCGACAACCCGAACATGAAAGCTACTACCCTGGCACTGCCAGCTATCCCTCAGGCACCAACTGTGCTGGCTACTACAGCAGTACTTTCAGACAGGATCAGTTTGAAATGGAATGATAATTCCACTACTGAAACTGCATTTGAAATATACAGGTCTGTAAATAATAACACTACTTACAAACTGCAGGCTACTGTTCCGGCTAATGCCACAGCTACTGCAGCCTATACAGATACTGCCCTGTTTGCCAATGTAACCTATTACTACAAAGTAAGGGCTATCAATGTGGGTGGTAATTCTGCTTACTCCAATGAAATCAATGCACAAACCCTGAACAGTGTTCCGGTATTGAATGATCTGCCTAACCGCTTCATGCATTACGATACACAACTGTCCGTAAATGTAAGTGCTGTTGATCCGGATGGAGAACCCGTAACACTTACTGTTACCAACCTGCCTGCATTTGGTTCATTTACAGACAATGGTAATGGTACCGGTACCATCCTCTTTAACAACCCATCTGCTGCTGCACAGGCTGTTTATCCGAATATCACGGTAAAAGCTACCGATCAGCACAGTGGTGTTGCTACCAAAGTATTCCAATTAACGGTGAATGCTAATTATGCTCCGATATTAGGTACTGTACCAACTACTACCATCAACGAGCATACTACTTCCCAGATCAATATTGCTGTTACCAATGATAACGGAACAGATAACCTGACCTGGACTTTTACCGGCCTGCCTGCTTTTGCATCTGCAGTTTCAACCGGTAAAACAACCCAGATCACCCTGACCCCAGGCTATACCGATGCAGGTACTTATCCGGTAACAGTGAAAGTATCTGATGGTGTAGGTGGTGAGGATACCAAGAGCTTTAATATCGTGATCAACGATGTGAATCCAGGGTTCTCTGTATATGTAAACTTTAACGATCTGAACAACGATGCACCGGCACCATGGAATAATACCCATAAAGTACCAGTGGCTCAGAATGATGTATTCGGTAACCTGAAGGATAACAATGGTAATAATACAGGTTATGCCATCAAGATCATGACACCATGGCAAACCATTAATGGTGGTAGCAATGCCAACAACTTAGGCGTACGTACCGGTAATAATTCCGGTGTTTACCCTGACAACGTAATGGCTAGCTCCTACTTTACCACTTCAGTAAAACAAACATTTAAAGTAACCGGACTGAGTGCCAGCTACAAATACAATTTCTCCTTCACTGGTAGCCGTGGTGGTGTAACCGATAACCGTACTGCCAACTACACTATCAATGGCACTACCGTTTCTTTGAACGGTACAGGTAACTCTGCCAATAAAGTAACCATCAGCAATGTAAGTGCAGATGCAAATGGTGAAGTGTCTGTAGACCTCCAGGGGGCTCCGGGAGCTGTTTATGCACATATCAATGCAATGGTGATCGAAGCCAAGTATGATGACGGTACTGCACCTGCCAAACCAAGGAATTTTGCCGCCAGAAATATACCAACCGGTATGAGGCTTTCCTGGACAGATGCTGCCTACAATGAAACAGCATATGAAGTGTATAAATCCACTGACTCACTGGGTACTTACCAGTTACTGAGCCCTCTTGGAAATGAAAATGACACTGCTTATACTGATAATGCGGTAATTGCAAACACAAAGTACTTCTATGCTATCCGTGCCACCAATTCATATGGTAACTCACCATTTAGTGACACGATTGCCATAGTAGCTGCCAACAGGGCACCAGTAATGAATACCCTGAGCAATGTTTCCATGAAAACAGATGATGTGTTGAGTATTCCAATTACTGCAACAGATGATCCGGGAGACATACTGACTATTTCAGCAACCGGCTTACCTGCATTTGCTACCTTAAATAACACGGGTAATGGTGCAGCTAATTTAGCCCTCGCTCCTACCAGCTCTTACATAGGTACCTATAATGTTACCGTAACCGCTGCTGATAATCATGGTGGTACCAGCAGTCAGTCCTTTGTTATCTCTGTGAGAGATAAAAATATGGTTTCCATTTATGTAAACTATAACCAGACAAGTCCTGAAGGTGCACCATGGAATAACTTTAACGGTTTACCAATCGCCAACAGGAACATTACCAATATGCTGGATGAAACCGGTGCTGCCAGTGGCGCTACCATTACCCTGATAGATGCACTTACCGGTGCAAACAACGTGGGTGCTGTTACAGGCAACAACTCAGGTATCTACCCGGATAATGTAATGAGTACTTTATATTATGATCAGACCAATACCGCGAAGAGAATCAGGATTACCGGTTTATCCGCTGCCCGTAAATACAACCTGGTATTCTTTGGCAGCCGTGCAGATGTTTCTGACAACAGGAACACAATCTACACAGTGGGTACACAGTCTGTAACACTGAATGCAGCAGGTAACACCAGCAAAACTGTTCAGATCAATGGTCTGACACCTGATGCTAACGGTGCAATTGAATTTACTATCAAACAGGCTACAGGTTCTGCCTTTGCTTACCTGAATGCCATGGTAATACAATCCTATACAGATAATGGCCTGCCATTATCACCTGCAAACCTGACCGCTATTGGTAAATCAAGGACCTCTATCCAACTGGATTGGAGTAATAAAGCCAGCAATGCTACAGGTGTGGAAATCTACCGTTCAACTGCTGTTGATGGTACTTATAGCCTGGTAACTACCGTAGGTGCTACTGTTGCTACTTACCTCGATAATAACCTGACCGAAAGCACCAGGTACTATTATAAAGTAAGAGCGAAAGCGAATACTGTATTCTCAGAATATGGCAACATTGCCAGCGGCGCTACCTTCAGCTATTCCGCAAAGATCAACATCAACGTAACCAGCCCTGAACCGGCTCCATGGAATAATACCAATTCATTACCATTTGCAGGTCAGACGCTGAGCAATATCAAGGATGAAACCAACGGTAACACCAGCATGGTGATGACCATTGTACAGAACTTTTCAGGTACCAATCCTAATGGTGTGGTAACCGGCAACAACTCAGGTATCTATCCCGATAATGTAATGGCTGCCTCCTACTATGTAGATAAAGGTGATACTGCTAAAGTTACCTTCTCTGGTCTGAACCAATCTATGGCTTACTCCTTCGTATTCTTTGCAAGCCGTATAGGTGGTGGTGACAGGGTGAGTGCTTATACCATCAATGGTAAAACAGTAACCCTCAATGCGAAAGATAACAGCAGTCAGACCGTTCAACTGGACAACATCGTTCCGGATCAGGATGGCGAAATTCACCTGTCTGTTTATGTGGCACCGAATGGTCAGTACGCTTATCTGAATGCCCTGGTAATAAATGCTTCGCCAAAAGAAGATAATCCTAATGGCAGTGGTTCATTAATAGGTGCAGATAACAACCGTACAAACGCTGGCAGTCTTATCAGCAGCAATAATATGGTGGTAACTGATCCATCTTCTAAATCTATTGCTGAAGAGATTACAATTGAAAATGTATACCCTAACCCGGTTACTTCCTTTGTAAATCTGCTGGTGAAGAATGAAGGCAAAGCGAAAGATGTGGTGATCAAAGTATTTGACCTTAGTGGAAAAATGATCTTTGTGAAAGCAGGTATCCAGTTGCCAGGTGGTACACAGTTGATCCGTGTGGATTTCAACAGCAATGTTCCTCCAGGTGCTTACTTATTACAAATGCTGACTTCAGAGAATAAGAGAGTGAAAACAGTGAAATTGATCAAGAACTAA
- a CDS encoding exopolysaccharide transport family protein, which produces MDLIYLFNSLMRRKWLILISSVLAIVIAFLLTMDQKKLYRSSAQMATGFTTSDQVKLKDENFNIYEIDVKFNNVIEALKSTKVLSMVTYNLMLHDLENPKDAFRQLDEEAMKKQAYRNADKAKAIAILRKKYADEKLLSSYDPEERKIQELMKVYQYDLETTKTWLSVGRIQRTDFIDVQFWSTNPELSSYMVNQVCSEFLRNNESSRSQQNVQSIETLEKLVSQKRADLDEKLNNLRTLGGVDAAVESSSKMEQISTFESRMTEEQNTLNSATLSLQQVSKQLADMERSNAQSASAASAASAEISKLRSQMNDANQEYINKGSNDTELYNKYQKLKTAYRNKLSSLANTADSPGSITKGDLQQKKNELELQISSSQQNIETYRQKIRSLNSSVGAAASRSATNLALQKEVSLSQQEYENVKSRYDAVMNNTVVPLDNFRQILYGQPAVEPEASKRLMILALAGVSMFVFCCIAIIFLEYIDVSIKTPSQFLKNIELKLLGIVNKVNMKQEPLNSIFDAESKKTPQGLLFREHLRKLRFEIENNSHKIYLFTSARVGEGKSTIIKALAYSLSMSQKKVLIVDTNFINNTLTREFEANQDLEAFSNATEDYQYKHVKSIITPTSIEHVDIIGCKGGDYTPAEILGDNNLLGHLSNLTSAYDYILLEGAALNERSDSKELLAFADTMITVVSAKSTIKQTDKESISFLQSMNGKFTGAILNYVEKGNVDM; this is translated from the coding sequence ATGGATCTGATTTATTTGTTCAATTCGTTAATGCGCAGAAAGTGGCTGATTCTGATCAGCAGTGTGCTGGCAATTGTAATTGCTTTTCTGCTCACCATGGACCAGAAAAAACTTTACAGATCATCCGCACAAATGGCTACGGGTTTTACAACTAGCGATCAGGTGAAACTGAAAGATGAGAACTTTAACATCTATGAAATTGATGTGAAGTTTAACAATGTTATTGAAGCCCTGAAATCTACAAAGGTGTTAAGCATGGTTACTTATAACCTGATGCTGCATGATCTTGAAAACCCCAAAGACGCTTTCCGCCAACTGGATGAAGAGGCCATGAAAAAACAAGCCTATCGTAATGCGGATAAAGCAAAGGCTATTGCCATTTTAAGAAAAAAATACGCCGACGAAAAATTATTGAGTTCTTATGATCCGGAAGAAAGAAAGATACAGGAGCTCATGAAAGTATACCAATATGATTTAGAAACTACCAAAACCTGGTTATCCGTAGGCCGTATACAAAGAACTGACTTTATTGATGTACAGTTCTGGTCTACCAATCCTGAACTTTCTTCCTATATGGTTAACCAGGTATGTTCAGAGTTTCTGAGAAATAATGAATCTTCCCGTTCTCAGCAAAATGTGCAGTCTATCGAAACACTGGAAAAACTGGTTTCTCAGAAAAGAGCCGATCTGGATGAAAAGCTGAATAACCTGCGTACCCTGGGTGGTGTAGATGCCGCGGTTGAAAGCTCCAGTAAAATGGAACAGATCAGCACTTTTGAAAGCCGGATGACGGAAGAACAAAATACCCTGAACAGTGCTACCCTTTCTTTGCAACAGGTAAGCAAACAACTGGCAGATATGGAGCGCAGCAATGCCCAGTCAGCCAGCGCTGCTTCTGCTGCCAGTGCCGAAATCAGCAAGCTGCGTAGCCAGATGAACGATGCCAATCAGGAGTATATCAACAAAGGCTCCAATGATACAGAGCTTTACAATAAATATCAAAAGCTAAAAACTGCCTACAGAAATAAATTATCCAGCCTGGCGAATACAGCCGACAGCCCGGGAAGTATTACCAAAGGTGATCTGCAGCAAAAGAAAAATGAACTGGAACTGCAGATAAGCTCCTCCCAACAGAATATTGAAACTTATCGCCAGAAAATACGCAGCCTGAATAGCAGTGTAGGCGCTGCTGCATCCAGAAGTGCTACTAACCTGGCATTACAGAAAGAAGTAAGCCTCTCCCAACAGGAATATGAAAATGTGAAATCCCGCTACGATGCGGTCATGAATAATACAGTGGTGCCATTGGATAACTTCCGGCAGATCCTGTACGGACAACCGGCTGTAGAACCGGAAGCCTCTAAAAGGTTGATGATATTAGCATTGGCTGGAGTAAGCATGTTTGTGTTTTGCTGTATCGCCATTATCTTCCTGGAATATATTGATGTATCTATCAAAACACCTTCTCAGTTCCTGAAAAATATTGAGTTGAAATTATTGGGTATCGTGAACAAAGTCAATATGAAACAGGAACCCCTGAACAGCATCTTCGATGCTGAATCCAAAAAAACACCGCAGGGCCTGCTTTTCCGCGAGCATTTACGTAAGCTGCGCTTTGAAATTGAAAACAACAGTCATAAAATATATCTTTTTACCAGTGCACGTGTAGGAGAAGGAAAATCCACCATTATCAAAGCGCTGGCATATAGCCTGAGTATGAGCCAGAAAAAGGTATTGATCGTTGATACCAATTTCATTAACAATACCCTTACCCGGGAATTTGAAGCCAATCAGGACCTGGAAGCATTTTCCAATGCAACAGAAGATTACCAGTATAAACACGTAAAAAGCATTATCACCCCTACCAGCATAGAGCATGTTGATATCATCGGCTGTAAGGGAGGCGATTATACACCGGCAGAAATACTTGGGGATAACAATCTCCTGGGGCACCTCTCTAACCTTACCAGCGCATACGATTACATACTGCTGGAAGGCGCTGCCCTGAATGAACGGTCAGATAGTAAAGAATTGCTGGCTTTTGCAGATACCATGATCACCGTTGTATCGGCAAAATCAACTATAAAACAAACAGATAAGGAATCTATCAGTTTTCTGCAAAGCATGAACGGGAAATTTACCGGAGCGATATTGAATTACGTAGAAAAAGGTAATGTAGACATGTAG
- a CDS encoding acyltransferase, giving the protein MKLNLLNTNTGSSNRLAWIDYARGIAIILVLYRHIFEGISRTGLPTTGYDYLEHANIVFYSFRMPLFFILSGVFIGKSLAKRSMEKLLSNKFSILLYPYLLWSVLQVTLQILLSKYVNADRSIADYGYIILFPRRIDQFWYLYALFNVTVLYMITRQKLKLHIWQQLTLGTILYFLSSYVSVKHIDLGFLYDIMHYYIFFALGDLASSRILNQANFGRFASWKTFFFLLPIFAVGQYYFLNKDLEMSNNMYVETYQPLLFAVIALSGCAFMFNISFLLQRYDKVKILRMVGFHSLYIYVSHVLVASATRMVLMKGLGITNIPVLLIVCLIMAVVVPILMYKLAMRYGAWWLYSLEKPATGKEKLQVQNQ; this is encoded by the coding sequence ATGAAATTGAATCTATTAAATACAAATACTGGAAGTAGCAACCGGCTTGCCTGGATTGACTATGCACGGGGCATAGCCATTATACTGGTATTATACCGTCATATTTTTGAAGGTATCTCCCGTACCGGCCTCCCTACTACAGGTTACGATTACCTGGAACATGCCAATATTGTATTCTATAGTTTTCGTATGCCCCTTTTCTTTATCCTTTCAGGCGTTTTCATCGGCAAAAGCCTGGCTAAAAGAAGTATGGAAAAGCTGCTGAGCAATAAATTCAGTATCCTGCTTTACCCCTATCTCCTGTGGTCTGTATTACAGGTTACCCTTCAGATACTGCTGAGTAAATATGTAAATGCAGATCGCAGTATCGCAGACTATGGATACATTATTCTTTTCCCAAGGCGCATTGATCAGTTCTGGTATCTGTATGCACTTTTTAATGTTACCGTGCTTTATATGATCACCAGGCAGAAGCTGAAACTGCATATCTGGCAGCAACTGACCTTAGGGACTATACTCTACTTCTTATCCAGCTATGTTTCTGTTAAGCACATAGATCTTGGCTTTTTGTATGATATCATGCATTATTATATTTTCTTCGCCCTTGGCGACCTGGCATCATCCCGCATCCTGAACCAGGCAAACTTTGGACGTTTTGCCTCCTGGAAAACATTTTTCTTCCTGCTGCCCATATTTGCGGTAGGGCAATATTATTTCCTGAACAAGGACCTGGAGATGAGCAATAATATGTATGTGGAAACCTATCAGCCCTTACTTTTTGCAGTGATTGCATTGAGTGGATGCGCTTTTATGTTTAACATTTCATTCCTGTTGCAACGGTATGACAAGGTAAAAATATTGAGAATGGTAGGCTTCCATTCCTTGTACATCTATGTATCGCATGTACTGGTGGCATCTGCTACCCGCATGGTACTGATGAAGGGATTGGGCATTACCAATATTCCGGTGTTACTCATTGTTTGCCTGATAATGGCGGTGGTAGTACCCATATTAATGTATAAACTGGCCATGCGCTATGGTGCATGGTGGCTGTACAGCCTGGAAAAACCTGCTACCGGCAAGGAAAAATTACAGGTGCAAAATCAATAA